The nucleotide window GAAGCCGTCTTTAATTTTGTACCAAAGCCATTCGAACATTTCATCGATTTCCTCTACTTGCCCTGTAACGACTGCCGTAGATGCCATGTAGTTGCCATTGATAACCGTAATATTGCCGTCTACTTCCCCTTCGACAATAATGTCTCCATTTTTCACAACGATGTCACCTTTTACAACTTCACCGACCGGTACTGTTACCGTCTGTCCTTCAACAACTAAATTAGGCTGTTTCGTCACATAGAAATGATCATCATTCGGGAAACTGCCCAGCAATGTAGCGCTCATACATAAAAAGAATACTGCTGCAGCTACAAGTACAGGA belongs to Solibacillus sp. FSL W7-1436 and includes:
- a CDS encoding anti-sigma factor family protein; this encodes MKTCASEFVDYMHEYLDGDISREHEQILKQHLQTCPDCQQHMHELSDTVAFIKSAAHITAPPSFEDQVISRLPKRKSSAGIKRWFRQHPVLVAAAVFFLCMSATLLGSFPNDDHFYVTKQPNLVVEGQTVTVPVGEVVKGDIVVKNGDIIVEGEVDGNITVINGNYMASTAVVTGQVEEIDEMFEWLWYKIKDGFNKTIAVFEK